Genomic segment of Chelmon rostratus isolate fCheRos1 chromosome 2, fCheRos1.pri, whole genome shotgun sequence:
TTGTGGGATAGTGCAAATAACAGATGTCGTGCTTTGTAAGACTGAGCGTCAGCTGAATGGTCGTGACGGCTCTCAGCACAAATTGTCACACAACAGCCGTTGCTAAAAGATCAAGATTACAGTTATGTTCTTTCAGGTTGATTTCTGAAAGATTTTGAAATTCAAAATTTCGGTGTAAAAGtgattttaaagcagcactTTTTAGTTGGTTTACACAAAAAGTGAATTGATACTTCAGGTTTGCAGTCAGGATTACTCTCCACACTGAAGTTCTCAGCTTTGCACAGACAGTAATACAAATGTTCCCTGTTGTAATTCAGATTTTACAGAATTTAATGTGCTGTTGCATCTTTCTTACTCTTGATTTTATTCAGACtcaatgaagtgtttttttatggatattgtttatttacagtttgaaaaaataaacttgtttaAATAACTGTCATCGTTTGTTCATGTGAGGGTCATTTTGGCCTCAAGTTTGCACGACAACTGCTTAATTTCAAGGGTCAACAGAGTGAATGTGTTCTACAGCTCTGGAGCCAAGTGAAGCTATTCATGCCAAAAAGACTTGCATACCAGAGTCAACGATGTCTCACATTGTTAAATCCAATTACTGTTACATTCCATTATTCTTAGGCGAGATGAACACAGCCCACTTCTACAGTTGCCACCTTGTCagacacattaatgaacattttattaaCCTGTTTTTAAAGTAGGTGGTGTAGTgagttgctgcatcaaattcagaataagcagatatttccaaatcaatgaagatgatgaggtcaaacattaaataacaGCGACAGAAAATGAGCAGAGAAAGTCAGAATCACAGAGACGGTACTAACATGCACTGCTGTCTGCCTCAGTGTCTTTTTTGATGCTGCCACTGGGGGCGCCAAAGTCAAATGTTTCAATCTTACACATGTAGGCTTTGACATGTTTGTATCTCtacacagaaacagactccTCGTGTTAACAGTTGTGGTTTATTTTCATAACGAACAATAAGTAGAGGCAGAAATAGGAACAGATAATTGTGGGGAAATGATTATATCATAAATAGATGTGTCATATTCAGATATAAATTAATATGCATTACATGTGTGTAATTCAAACAGTGGTGCTCTTTGTTAATTTTGGTGATTTCATTcaatgaaagtgaaataaaacacCACAGAATACATATGTGCTCAGTGTGTGGGGAAAGCAGGCAGAATGATAACAgtgctagccagctagctgtgTCTCGCACGTATCCCAGTTATATTTACTGATGCTCTGAGGCTATTGTGACCACATTGCTGGGATTGCATTGCAAGTGACACTGTTGAGATTTGGATTATgacatatgttgtttttttaatcagtctCTGCATGATGGATGATAAATTAATAAAGCAGCAAAGTATACATGTTTTAATGCTATCTCCCGAACTAAGCCTTTTATACAATATAATGAATGTTATATACTGACAAGTTCAGCAACACTAAAGCCTGGGTTTAGATGCAATTATCATAGATGCTACACATCTTACATCTCATTTCAACCTCATGCCCCCACCCTGGCTTTAATGACTGCAGGAGCAAAGAGCTAAGGTTGAATTAAACTAAACAACAAACGAGTGTTTTCACACAATGCTACAAAGATTCATGTCATCAACATTTATTCAGACAACAAAATGTAACGTGAAGTATAAAAAGATGGACAGATTTTGTTAGAGCGATCAAAGTCAGTGGTGTTGTAAATCATACTAATTATACAATTATTCTATCATAATCACACTAAAGTAGGATGTGTCCTATATTTGTAGCATGACCAAAACGAAACAAGCGCTTAACACCATAACCTAAAGTAGCCTCGCCTTGGAACACCTTTAGAAACTTTGACAGTAGCACAAGAGATCACAGGTAAGTACAGTGAGTTGAGGCACCAGTAGACACAGCGATGACTGTGTGCAGTGCAGTCTCATTAGAAATAGTGTAACAGCTGTCAAAAATCTGGAAATGTGTTGAATGCTCACAtctgaaagtgtgtgaaagtCTACAGATACAGTCTGACAGTCCAGCACTTCTGCActgtttttggcttttggtGATTCGGACTTCAGGACCGTACCAGTGATGCTGCATGTAACAGCTAATCAGTACTAAACGTCACTGCGTGCCATGTTGGAGTGTTTTGAATGAATTTTTCTGACCCTCCATTGCTGATGAAAACCATGGCGCAGACACTTGCTCAACTTGTTGAATGTGTCACAGTGAACATCAGATCTGCGCTagtttttctaaaatgtcatGTAATTGTTGAGacctttaaaatcaaaatggaCTCCAGCTGTTTTACAACGTCACAATGAGGAAAGCATAAAAAAGTAGGCTTGATGTCACTGGATCGTACAGTTAAAGTAAGTGTGCTAGTGTATTTCTGTACTGTGCAAGAAAACATTCAAGAATCTGACATTCTGCAGCATGCTTTGGTCAGCAGTGATATAAAGTGCACATGATATGTAGTTAAGGAGCTCTAACATGTAAAATCAATGGTATGGTCCTTGAAGGGggtttgggtgtgtttgtggacaTTTTACGTGAGGATGGTGCAGTGGATTCTTCAGCTCAGActtccagtttctttttcaTGACAAGCTTGTACAGGATCTGGTAGCCATCGTCCCAGGCGTacagcagctgctcctgtgGGTTGTACTTCAGACTGGAGTGGGCCCCGTAACGCTTGGGAAAGTAAATCAGTGGTGCATCTTCGTTGGTCACCATATCATTGacgtcaaacacacactggacgCGGGAGCGGCCGGGCTGCTTGGTGTTGTACACTACATACAAAGTGCCACAGATGACGAACGCCGCCTCTGCGTTCTCTCTCGGGCAGTTCGTGTCCCACATCTGCTCAATGTCCAGCGAGTTGGCGTCCATTTTAGCCAGAGAGATGTGCCTCTCGTTCTGCCGCGTGGCATAAATGGCCCACAGGCCTTCCTCGTCCACAGCCAGGTCCATCACCGTCTCGGGGGTCAGGCCGTACACTGGGACATGGTCCTGCGCCGGGAACACTGCGGTGTCAGTCACAGAGCTGTTCTTCATGTCATACTTAACCAACATGATCTCCTCAGCCTGGCTTGTGTAATACGCGTGATTGTTGTAGACAATGTGTCCTGTTCCCATCCAGGCAGATGGCAGCTTCAGGCTCTTGGACTGAGACATGCCCAGCGAGCGGGCGAAGTCTTGCATGGTGGCGAACTCGTGGACGGTGTCTTCATCCGTCCCGTTAAAAATGTAAACCTTCCCAGAGGCCCTGCTGGTGTCTCTGGTCCACATGCCCTTTGGCCCTCCGACTCGCTTCAAGATCTTCATGGCTTTTATGCTGGAGATCATGTCGCTGCAGTCTGAAAGTGAAGGATTGACGAACTTTATATGGTGGGAAACACCTTTCTGACATGTTAACTGTTTACTGACAGATTCTATGATGTGCTTCCCACCCACCCacaatggagaataaaaccttAATGAGTTGCACTGCTGCTCTGGACGTTCCCTCATTATGATAAAGATGACCATAGTTTGCCTTAAATTAATCCCACATACACTGACCTGCTGCACTAAATACTCAGCAGCACACCAAATATGCAtcaatccgctgctgaaaatagttcccaacaaagcactatttactcctgtttgagttaCACCTGCTACCAACTACAGTGCCTGGCTGATTGAggacattattttgaaaaatgaattcataaaaGAAACGATatgctgtatttatttgtgaGTAGTTTTTAATGTCTTCAGAACCAACAGGGTTGGAGCTACGCGCCACAGACAGGGTGGAAAGTCGGAAAGAAGTTACACAAAGACTAGTGGGCCGACTTACAGGTGTGTTCACTCATATcagtgacaaaaaacacaagcacaaatgaTGTGTGTTAATCTATGTTAATCTCAGAAATACGTCACTGTATATATAAACAAGCTAAAAAGTaggaaaaaaggctttttgtaaGTCACTGACTCACCAGCAAAAGTGTTGAGTATCACAGATTTATCACAAATTTAAGAcaaatgaatttattttaagtAGCTGATGAGTGATCAGTTGTTATATAACTGTTCTGTAATGACAAAGCTCATGTAGACAGTTGCATGCCTCACCTGATAATTTTGAATACTTGGccttctgcttctccttcacCAGCGTCACCTGCTGCTCGATCAGCTTGTCGTCCACATCCACACATGGCTGAGCTCCGTTCTGAGTCTCCAGGTAGTCCAGCTCACGCTCCACCCGGTCCACCCGCGTCCCCACGCTGTCCAGATTCGTCCGCAGTGTCTCCTTCTCCTTATCCAGGTTCTCCAGCTGGGAAACCATCTGTTGCTTCAATTCCCGCAGCTCTGAGGCGTAGCGGGTGGTCTGTTCGTGCCACAGAGAGATGCGGTCCTGTTTTAAAAGGTGACATAAGATTAGTTATGTGTGCTGTTTTATACAAGGGCAAGTGTTCACACTCCATCTTACCAGTTTGTACTTCAGTAATGTTAGCAAAACatgtatatttgttttacagGAACTATAAATGCAGTTCTAGAAAGCTTTGAAAAGGCCATAATTTTGTGTTCTATTCAGGCTCAGTAAATAGACCGGGACAGAAGGGCATAATAAGTAGGAAACTCATCCTTCAAACAACCAGGTTCAGACCACACGTGGCAAGTATCCACCCTGCTCAAATGTCCTTTagcaaaacacaaaatcctAGCAGCTCACTCTGCGGCAtaccctgacccctgacctcgctgtggaggagaaaaatgagaaGAGATTGTCTCTACAGGTGATCGGGGAGTCTAACGCTATTTGATAAACTCTGTTAAAATGGCTAACGGCTGAACATGTTTTACCTTTCATCttttcatacaaacaaaaccacaatatTAAGACAGAATAACTGAATAGCAACATTACTGTTAATGCAGCAGCGGTCTGCTCCTTGGGCACCAAGTGAGATGTATATTTTATCCATCACAAAAATTAGCTTCCACACTTTCAGAAAATTATCTGAAAGGTGTtcaattcatttaattttagaATTTGCAATAATATAACTGtgacaaacagcagtttttgtatgcattgtgtcatttttttacATAATATATACAAATATCTGGACTGGTCAAACTTTTAAACACTCCATTTTCATCTCAGTCTCTTAACTCAGACACGAAGCTCATAATCCACCATACGTCTCACAGAGCTGTATTTTCCAGCATTTTCCTCAGGATTTGCCCACATCTGCATTCCATTGCCTTTGCCCT
This window contains:
- the olfml3b gene encoding olfactomedin-like protein 3A — encoded protein: MRGLVVLVTLACFATAQHQALIDYLERRLLAIEDRISLWHEQTTRYASELRELKQQMVSQLENLDKEKETLRTNLDSVGTRVDRVERELDYLETQNGAQPCVDVDDKLIEQQVTLVKEKQKAKYSKLSDCSDMISSIKAMKILKRVGGPKGMWTRDTSRASGKVYIFNGTDEDTVHEFATMQDFARSLGMSQSKSLKLPSAWMGTGHIVYNNHAYYTSQAEEIMLVKYDMKNSSVTDTAVFPAQDHVPVYGLTPETVMDLAVDEEGLWAIYATRQNERHISLAKMDANSLDIEQMWDTNCPRENAEAAFVICGTLYVVYNTKQPGRSRVQCVFDVNDMVTNEDAPLIYFPKRYGAHSSLKYNPQEQLLYAWDDGYQILYKLVMKKKLEV